A region of Microbacterium suwonense DNA encodes the following proteins:
- the nrdF gene encoding class 1b ribonucleoside-diphosphate reductase subunit beta, translating into MTPSPKLQLVSHVDAINWNRIEDDKDLEVWNRLTGNFWLPEKVPLSNDVQSWNTLTEQEQLLTMRVFTGLTLLDTIQGTVGAVSLIPDAVTPHEEAVYTNIAFMESVHAKSYSSIFSTLASTKEIDEAFRWSTENQNLQKKAQIILDYYRGDDPLKRKVASTLLESFLFYSGFYLPMYFSAHAKLTNTADLIRLIIRDEAVHGYYIGYKYQRGLETETPERREELKDYTFSLLYELYDNEVQYTQDLYDSVGLTEDVKKFLHYNANKALMNLGYEAMFPSTVTNVNPAILSALSPNADENHDFFSGSGSSYVIGKAEATEDDDWDF; encoded by the coding sequence ATGACTCCGTCTCCGAAACTGCAGCTGGTCAGTCACGTCGATGCGATCAACTGGAACCGCATCGAGGACGACAAGGATCTCGAGGTATGGAACCGTCTGACCGGCAACTTCTGGCTGCCCGAGAAGGTGCCGCTGTCGAATGACGTGCAGTCGTGGAACACGCTCACCGAGCAGGAGCAGCTGCTCACGATGCGCGTGTTCACCGGCCTGACCCTGCTCGACACGATCCAGGGCACGGTCGGCGCGGTCTCGCTGATCCCGGATGCGGTCACCCCGCACGAGGAGGCGGTGTACACCAACATCGCCTTCATGGAGTCGGTGCATGCCAAGAGCTACTCCTCGATCTTCTCGACGCTCGCGTCGACGAAGGAGATCGACGAGGCCTTCCGCTGGTCGACGGAGAACCAGAATCTGCAGAAGAAGGCGCAGATCATCCTCGACTACTACCGCGGCGACGACCCGCTCAAGCGCAAGGTGGCCTCCACGCTGCTGGAGTCATTCCTGTTCTACTCGGGCTTCTACCTGCCGATGTACTTCTCGGCACACGCCAAGCTGACCAACACCGCCGACCTGATCCGCCTGATCATCCGCGACGAGGCCGTGCACGGCTACTACATCGGCTACAAGTACCAGCGCGGTCTCGAGACCGAGACGCCGGAGCGTCGCGAGGAGCTGAAGGACTACACCTTCTCGCTGCTGTACGAGCTCTACGACAACGAGGTGCAGTACACGCAGGACCTCTACGACAGCGTCGGCCTGACCGAGGACGTGAAGAAGTTCCTGCACTACAACGCCAACAAGGCCCTGATGAACCTGGGCTACGAGGCGATGTTCCCCTCGACCGTCACGAACGTGAACCCGGCGATCCTCTCGGCCCTCTCGCCCAACGCCGACGAGAACCACGACTTCTTCTCTGGGTCGGGCTCCTCGTACGTGATCGGCAAGGCCGAGGCCACCGAGGACGACGACTGGGACTTCTAG
- a CDS encoding tyrosine-type recombinase/integrase — MLIVLMMILRQAARDGIIPSAPSVSIPRQESVRHDADHDESEDIITPKQVEALYQAVPDQWAIMVQLAAWCQLRRGECLGLQRRDAEWHDDGSATLHVRRQLNANTGDYTDLKSEAGKRSLSIPKLMTDRLKQHLKDHVATEDKAPLIPASIRGSMPLSNTRWGYIWADVRDSVDGLPHRFRFHDLRHTGLTIFAQEGATLAELMRRGGHADIHIVLRYQHATMNRDRELADRMSARVAATLDPSLARKKNTGEES, encoded by the coding sequence GTGCTGATCGTGCTCATGATGATCCTGCGCCAAGCGGCCCGCGACGGCATCATTCCTTCGGCGCCAAGCGTCTCGATTCCCCGCCAGGAATCGGTTCGCCATGATGCCGACCATGATGAGAGCGAGGACATCATCACACCGAAACAGGTGGAGGCCCTGTATCAAGCGGTTCCGGATCAGTGGGCGATCATGGTGCAGCTCGCCGCCTGGTGTCAGTTGCGACGTGGGGAATGCCTGGGGTTGCAACGGCGTGATGCCGAATGGCACGACGACGGCAGTGCGACTCTGCACGTGCGACGTCAGCTGAACGCCAACACCGGCGACTACACCGACCTGAAGAGCGAAGCAGGCAAGCGGTCGCTGAGCATCCCGAAGCTCATGACCGATCGACTGAAGCAGCACCTCAAAGACCACGTCGCAACCGAAGACAAGGCTCCGCTTATCCCGGCAAGCATTCGCGGCAGCATGCCGCTCTCGAATACCCGCTGGGGCTACATCTGGGCCGACGTACGCGACAGCGTTGACGGGCTGCCGCACCGCTTCCGCTTCCATGACCTGCGTCACACGGGGCTGACGATCTTCGCTCAGGAAGGCGCGACGCTTGCCGAGCTGATGCGGCGCGGAGGGCATGCCGACATCCACATCGTGCTGCGATACCAGCACGCCACGATGAATCGCGATCGAGAGCTGGCGGATCGGATGAGCGCACGCGTCGCAGCGACCCTCGACCCGAGCCTCGCCCGGAAGAAGAACACAGGGGAGGAGTCGTAA
- a CDS encoding helix-turn-helix domain-containing protein: protein MNSRTRSEEHEPDLVSLAVAAESLGVSVKTIRRRISDGTVRGYRVGRLIRVDMEELRRSLVVEIPTMR from the coding sequence ATGAACTCTCGAACTCGCAGCGAAGAGCACGAACCCGACTTGGTCTCACTGGCCGTCGCGGCCGAAAGCCTGGGCGTCTCAGTCAAGACGATCCGGCGTCGAATCTCCGACGGCACGGTTCGCGGATACCGAGTCGGGCGCCTCATTAGGGTTGACATGGAGGAACTGCGCAGGAGTCTCGTCGTGGAGATCCCAACGATGAGATAG
- a CDS encoding DNA-processing protein DprA, whose translation MPTLSNLTKDERTARQVLSLIGTPNDATTGALLERVGGVELIALIERTTAIPGMDRVEAAIWRDRLQSRANPDQVASRLLTENDYRVLVPEDSEWPAALNDLRERAPYALWAAGRAELLVAQPSQLITITGARAATAYGVHVAEDISSELARNGKTLVAGAAYGIEGSVHRCALIESGNTIAVLASGVDRPYPAGHADLIGSVSRQGLVLSELPPGVSPTRQRFLDRSRILAALSGATIVVEAGFRSGTLHTAREAEHLGRIVGAVPGPVTSAASAGTNHLLQDGSACVVLNASDVTRMLDSTNAPKRSVIHLGASRAVLPTNRAL comes from the coding sequence ATGCCCACACTCTCAAACCTCACTAAAGATGAGCGAACTGCCCGCCAAGTGCTGTCATTGATCGGCACTCCGAACGACGCCACAACGGGCGCACTCCTTGAGCGAGTCGGTGGGGTGGAGCTGATCGCTCTGATCGAGCGCACCACCGCGATTCCCGGGATGGATCGAGTCGAGGCGGCAATCTGGCGAGATCGATTGCAATCACGCGCGAATCCCGATCAGGTGGCCTCGCGGTTGCTAACTGAGAACGACTATCGGGTGCTTGTACCCGAGGACTCAGAGTGGCCCGCCGCCCTCAACGATCTCCGCGAGCGAGCCCCGTACGCGCTCTGGGCTGCGGGACGTGCAGAGCTTCTCGTCGCGCAGCCCTCCCAGCTGATCACGATCACTGGCGCCCGGGCGGCGACCGCCTACGGCGTGCACGTTGCCGAGGACATCTCCAGCGAGCTGGCCCGGAACGGCAAGACCCTCGTCGCCGGTGCTGCCTACGGTATCGAAGGCTCCGTGCACAGGTGTGCGCTCATCGAGAGCGGCAACACGATCGCGGTGCTTGCCTCAGGCGTCGACCGCCCCTATCCAGCAGGTCACGCAGACCTCATTGGGAGCGTGTCACGCCAAGGGCTGGTGCTCTCCGAGCTACCGCCCGGTGTTAGCCCGACCCGCCAACGTTTTCTGGATCGGTCGCGTATCCTCGCAGCGCTCTCTGGCGCCACCATCGTCGTTGAAGCAGGGTTTCGGTCTGGAACATTGCACACAGCTCGGGAGGCTGAGCACTTGGGTCGCATCGTTGGCGCTGTCCCCGGTCCCGTTACCTCCGCCGCCAGCGCCGGTACGAATCACCTGCTTCAGGACGGGAGCGCGTGCGTCGTCCTCAACGCATCGGACGTCACGCGGATGCTTGACAGCACGAACGCCCCCAAGAGGAGCGTCATCCACCTGGGGGCGTCGCGTGCCGTCCTGCCGACCAACCGCGCGCTGTAA
- a CDS encoding sulfate permease: MIRLILTVSSFIYAVLQRYAPTNIVLGRIRRRRGLKWGVPAMLLAAPYIVLAYWCSSAIGDGAPGWLNLVILLCLWNALRFVAIGPISVALLIRVRHNEAVALREQARHERHEELVST; this comes from the coding sequence ATGATCCGTTTGATATTGACGGTCAGCAGCTTCATCTATGCAGTCCTGCAGCGATACGCACCCACGAACATTGTGCTGGGCCGGATCCGGCGACGCCGTGGCCTGAAATGGGGCGTTCCCGCGATGCTCTTGGCTGCGCCGTACATCGTGCTCGCGTATTGGTGCTCATCTGCGATCGGCGATGGCGCCCCAGGTTGGCTCAACCTCGTCATCCTGTTGTGCCTATGGAACGCGTTGAGGTTCGTCGCGATCGGCCCGATCTCCGTGGCACTTCTGATTCGTGTGCGACACAACGAAGCGGTGGCCCTTCGCGAACAAGCGCGTCACGAACGTCACGAGGAACTCGTCAGCACGTGA
- a CDS encoding single-stranded DNA-binding protein — MSIHTQESVSGFVTSEPQLTVSANGNPRLYFRFGQEHFRREEDGSFTQLESSFHHLVMFGRSAERASERFAKGDNFIAEGYQRPVSYEREGQSVESEEFVAKRIGHDAARTRYEVDRSARKTASRSSADKEQRRAFAPRASGAVNGAPSLGY; from the coding sequence ATGTCGATCCACACACAGGAATCCGTCTCGGGGTTCGTCACCTCAGAACCGCAGCTGACCGTCTCGGCTAACGGAAACCCGCGCCTCTACTTCCGATTCGGGCAGGAGCACTTCCGCCGCGAGGAAGACGGCAGCTTCACGCAACTGGAGTCGAGCTTCCACCACCTCGTCATGTTCGGGCGTTCCGCCGAACGCGCTTCAGAACGATTCGCCAAAGGCGACAACTTCATTGCCGAGGGATACCAGCGACCCGTGAGCTACGAGCGTGAGGGTCAAAGCGTCGAGAGCGAGGAGTTCGTCGCAAAGCGCATCGGCCACGACGCGGCCCGCACCCGGTACGAAGTCGACCGCTCCGCCCGCAAGACCGCCTCGCGGAGCAGCGCCGACAAAGAGCAGCGCCGCGCATTCGCACCCCGAGCCTCTGGGGCCGTAAACGGTGCTCCGTCTCTCGGGTACTGA
- a CDS encoding type IV secretory system conjugative DNA transfer family protein — protein sequence MTSAQSYSRGLGDELTNALMIGLFALFGIAAVLRGAGSIAAFLTGAEQPAVGFAGGVNVIFAPADPAAVLGAPGLNSAVYWVVASLLLGLLTTAIMWVWARIRRHTRAATSDPRKLQGTASRHDVASSASSKALLRRAATLRPSLEHPKPEDVGFLLGRSHGKQIWASVEDSILLIGPPRSGKGLHIVIPAILDAPGAVVTTSTRPDNLTVTLKARERLGPVAVFDPQHLAEGIPAGLRWSPIRGCEDPLTAMIRATGLAAATELSSGGVEGGGFWEGKTRVALQALLHAAALDHRTPAELFRWTLDPAAAAEAVAILTGSPLAATGWAESLEAMLDADPRTRDSIWQGVSLALASLADPRVLDAVSPTEGEHFDPEQFIRSRGTLYLLATGAGAGNSAALVAAFVEDLVETARRMAARSPGARLDPPLLLALDEIGNLAPLPSLPTLMAEGGGTGITTMPVLQSLAQARDKWSENQAAAIWDASIAKIILGGASNSRDLQDLSTLIGERDEFTDSVTFGDYGSRSNQRSVRRVPIMPPDRIRTLPFGTGVILLRSTPPIITDLHPWPKRADGEKLRLDRSATEALLRHPKY from the coding sequence ATGACCAGCGCCCAGTCTTATAGCCGCGGTCTTGGGGATGAGCTGACCAACGCCCTCATGATTGGCCTCTTCGCACTTTTCGGTATCGCTGCCGTGCTCCGCGGGGCCGGTTCGATCGCAGCCTTTCTGACTGGTGCTGAACAACCGGCGGTCGGTTTCGCCGGTGGCGTCAACGTGATCTTTGCCCCTGCTGATCCCGCCGCTGTTCTCGGGGCACCCGGCCTCAATTCAGCTGTCTACTGGGTCGTAGCGTCCCTTCTTCTCGGTTTGCTCACCACCGCGATTATGTGGGTCTGGGCTCGGATACGACGCCATACTCGGGCCGCCACTTCCGACCCCCGCAAGCTTCAAGGGACCGCGAGCAGGCACGACGTCGCATCCAGCGCCTCCTCGAAGGCGCTCCTTCGTCGTGCTGCGACGCTGCGTCCTTCGCTTGAGCACCCGAAGCCGGAAGATGTGGGCTTCTTGCTTGGCCGCTCGCACGGCAAGCAGATCTGGGCGAGCGTCGAAGATTCGATCCTGTTGATCGGTCCGCCGCGCTCAGGTAAGGGGCTGCATATCGTGATTCCGGCGATCCTTGACGCGCCAGGCGCAGTCGTCACAACGTCCACTCGGCCCGACAACCTTACGGTGACGCTCAAGGCGCGAGAGCGACTTGGCCCCGTCGCGGTGTTCGATCCGCAGCACCTGGCCGAAGGCATTCCCGCCGGGTTGCGATGGTCGCCGATCCGAGGCTGCGAAGATCCGCTCACCGCGATGATCCGGGCGACCGGTCTCGCAGCGGCCACCGAGCTATCCTCGGGTGGCGTCGAAGGCGGCGGCTTCTGGGAGGGCAAGACTCGGGTCGCGCTGCAAGCTCTCCTCCACGCTGCCGCTCTTGATCACAGGACCCCGGCGGAACTCTTCCGGTGGACGCTCGACCCTGCGGCCGCTGCCGAGGCTGTTGCGATCCTCACCGGCTCGCCCCTCGCTGCAACGGGATGGGCCGAATCGTTGGAAGCGATGCTCGACGCTGACCCGCGCACTCGCGACAGTATCTGGCAGGGAGTGTCGCTCGCACTGGCGTCACTCGCCGACCCCAGGGTGTTGGACGCGGTAAGCCCCACTGAGGGCGAGCACTTCGACCCGGAGCAGTTCATTCGCAGCCGGGGCACGTTGTACCTGCTCGCGACTGGGGCTGGTGCCGGAAACAGCGCCGCACTGGTCGCTGCCTTCGTCGAAGATCTCGTCGAAACCGCGCGCCGCATGGCCGCACGATCACCCGGCGCGAGGCTGGATCCACCGCTACTGCTCGCGCTCGATGAGATCGGGAACCTCGCCCCGCTCCCTTCACTGCCAACCCTCATGGCCGAGGGTGGCGGCACGGGCATCACGACGATGCCGGTGCTCCAATCGCTCGCTCAAGCACGCGACAAGTGGTCAGAGAACCAGGCCGCTGCGATCTGGGACGCAAGCATCGCGAAGATCATCCTCGGCGGTGCATCGAACTCTCGCGACCTCCAAGATTTGTCTACCCTCATCGGTGAGCGAGACGAGTTCACTGACTCAGTCACGTTCGGCGACTACGGCTCACGCTCCAATCAGCGCTCCGTCCGCAGAGTCCCCATCATGCCCCCGGATCGGATCCGAACTCTCCCGTTCGGGACCGGAGTGATCCTGCTCCGATCGACGCCACCGATCATCACCGATCTACATCCGTGGCCGAAACGTGCTGACGGAGAGAAGCTCCGCCTCGATCGTTCGGCGACGGAGGCTCTGCTGCGGCACCCCAAGTATTAG
- a CDS encoding chloramphenicol resistance leader peptide: MSGVPGALAVVTRRTIS; this comes from the coding sequence ATGTCTGGCGTACCCGGGGCGCTGGCCGTGGTGACAAGAAGAACCATTTCTTGA
- the cmx gene encoding chloramphenicol efflux MFS transporter Cmx has protein sequence MPFALYMLALAVFVMGTSEFMLAGLLPAIATELDVSVGTAGLLTSAFAVGMVVGAPVMAAFARRWPPRLTLIVCLLVFAGSHVIGAMTPVFSLLLITRVLSALANAGFLAVALSTATTLVPANQKGRALSILLSGTTIATVVGVPAGALLGTALGWRTTFWAIAILCIPAAVGVIRGVTNNVGRSETSATSPRLRVELSQLATPRLILAMALGALINGGTFAAFTFLAPIVTETAGLAEAWVSVALVMFGIGSFLGVTIAGRLSDQRPGLVLAVGGPLLLTGWIVLAVVASHPVALIVLVLVQGFLSFGVGSTLITRVLYAASGAPTMGGSYATAALNIGAAAGPVLGALGLATGLGLLAPVWVASVLTAIALVIMLLTRRALTKTAAEAN, from the coding sequence ATGCCTTTTGCCCTCTACATGCTTGCCCTGGCGGTCTTCGTCATGGGCACTTCAGAATTCATGCTCGCGGGATTGCTCCCCGCGATCGCGACCGAACTTGACGTCTCGGTCGGCACTGCGGGCCTGCTGACCTCCGCATTCGCAGTCGGTATGGTCGTCGGCGCGCCAGTGATGGCGGCATTCGCTCGCCGTTGGCCACCGCGGCTCACATTGATCGTTTGCCTTCTCGTGTTCGCGGGAAGCCACGTCATCGGAGCGATGACACCAGTGTTCTCTCTCCTGCTCATCACCCGGGTGCTCAGCGCTCTCGCAAACGCAGGATTCCTCGCCGTAGCACTGAGCACGGCCACTACCCTCGTGCCAGCGAACCAGAAGGGGCGTGCACTGTCGATCCTGCTCTCCGGCACGACGATCGCAACCGTCGTGGGCGTCCCCGCCGGGGCACTGCTCGGCACAGCGCTGGGCTGGCGAACGACGTTCTGGGCGATCGCCATCCTCTGTATTCCCGCGGCCGTTGGAGTCATTCGTGGCGTCACGAACAATGTTGGTCGGAGCGAGACTAGCGCGACCTCACCAAGGCTCCGTGTCGAGCTCAGCCAGTTGGCGACGCCGCGGCTCATCCTGGCCATGGCACTCGGAGCGCTGATCAACGGAGGGACCTTTGCGGCATTCACCTTCCTGGCACCCATCGTGACCGAGACCGCGGGCTTGGCCGAAGCGTGGGTGTCCGTCGCGCTGGTGATGTTCGGCATCGGATCGTTCCTTGGCGTCACGATCGCAGGACGACTATCAGATCAACGACCTGGCCTCGTGCTCGCAGTCGGCGGACCGCTATTGCTGACAGGCTGGATCGTGTTGGCAGTGGTCGCATCTCATCCCGTTGCGCTTATCGTCCTCGTCCTCGTTCAGGGATTCCTGTCGTTCGGCGTCGGCAGTACTCTGATCACGCGTGTGCTGTATGCAGCATCGGGTGCGCCAACGATGGGCGGTTCGTACGCAACCGCAGCATTGAATATCGGAGCTGCAGCGGGGCCCGTGCTTGGTGCGCTCGGGCTCGCGACCGGGCTGGGGCTGCTCGCGCCGGTTTGGGTCGCTTCGGTGCTGACAGCGATCGCTCTCGTCATCATGCTTCTCACCAGACGCGCGCTTACGAAGACCGCGGCGGAGGCCAATTGA